A window of Paenibacillus polygoni contains these coding sequences:
- a CDS encoding FxsA family protein, producing MRNWMWAALLIIPGVELFGFIWVSERIGAGSTILMIVLTSLIGIAMMQFEGRKVMQDTQREMKNGQVPGRKMLDGLCVFVGGMLLVIPGFVTDIIGFTLLFPLTRPLYRLFLLKWLEKKLKEGKIRIHRRF from the coding sequence ATGCGAAATTGGATGTGGGCTGCGCTGTTAATCATTCCCGGTGTAGAATTGTTTGGATTTATATGGGTAAGTGAAAGAATCGGCGCTGGATCCACGATTTTGATGATTGTTTTAACATCGCTGATTGGGATCGCGATGATGCAATTTGAAGGTCGTAAAGTAATGCAGGACACCCAGAGAGAAATGAAAAATGGCCAGGTGCCTGGCCGTAAGATGCTGGATGGCCTCTGTGTTTTTGTAGGGGGCATGCTGCTTGTCATCCCCGGATTTGTCACTGATATTATCGGCTTTACTCTTCTCTTTCCGCTAACAAGACCATTATACCGACTCTTTTTATTGAAATGGCTGGAGAAGAAATTGAAAGAAGGCAAAATTAGAATTCATCGGCGATTCTGA
- the citZ gene encoding citrate synthase — MTATKGLEGIVATTSSISSIVDGVLTYRGYDIDDLASNACFEEVAYLLWFGKLPNRIELDNLKQKLSEYAPIPDALISQIKLYPKKLNTMAALRSAISALALYDENAEDDSQEANEIKAVKLQAQLPTIVAAIARIREGNEPVAPKQGVSIAENFLYMLTGEEPSETSVKALDQALVLHADHELNASTFAARVTVATLSDIYSGVTSAIGALKGPLHGGANEAVMKMLSEIGSVEKLESYIQDKLDNRQKIMGFGHRVYKNGDPRAKHLQRMSLELGEQKGNTDLYEMSVQIEELITSQKGLKPNVDFYSASVYTQLGIDRELFTPIFAISRVSGWTAHILEQLSDNRIIRPRAEYTGPTNQKYIPIERR, encoded by the coding sequence ATGACAGCTACCAAAGGACTTGAAGGCATTGTGGCGACAACTTCCTCAATCAGTTCTATTGTTGATGGCGTTCTCACTTATCGTGGGTATGATATTGATGATTTAGCATCAAATGCTTGCTTTGAAGAAGTTGCTTATCTGCTCTGGTTTGGCAAACTGCCGAACAGGATTGAACTTGATAACCTAAAACAGAAGCTGAGTGAATATGCACCTATTCCTGATGCCCTTATTTCTCAAATTAAATTATATCCAAAAAAACTAAACACTATGGCGGCTCTTCGTTCTGCCATTTCGGCTTTGGCGCTTTATGATGAGAATGCGGAAGATGATTCACAGGAAGCAAATGAGATCAAAGCAGTGAAATTGCAGGCTCAGCTTCCAACCATCGTTGCAGCGATTGCCCGAATTCGTGAAGGAAATGAACCCGTAGCGCCTAAACAGGGTGTATCCATCGCCGAGAATTTCCTGTATATGCTGACGGGTGAAGAACCATCCGAAACCTCTGTCAAAGCTCTTGATCAAGCACTTGTGCTTCACGCAGACCACGAACTTAATGCCTCAACATTTGCTGCCCGAGTGACCGTAGCCACGCTCTCTGATATTTATTCAGGGGTGACTTCCGCTATCGGAGCGCTCAAAGGCCCTCTTCATGGTGGTGCCAATGAGGCGGTAATGAAGATGCTTAGTGAGATCGGTTCTGTAGAAAAACTCGAATCCTATATTCAAGATAAACTGGATAACCGCCAGAAGATTATGGGCTTTGGTCATCGGGTATATAAAAATGGCGATCCGCGTGCGAAACATCTGCAAAGAATGTCTCTTGAGCTTGGAGAACAAAAAGGAAATACCGATTTGTATGAGATGTCAGTTCAGATTGAAGAATTGATTACCTCTCAAAAAGGTCTGAAACCGAATGTAGATTTCTATTCAGCCTCTGTGTACACACAGCTTGGTATTGATAGAGAATTATTCACACCGATTTTTGCCATTAGTCGTGTATCTGGATGGACTGCTCATATCCTGGAACAGCTTTCTGACAACCGGATTATTCGTCCTCGTGCAGAGTATACCGGTCCAACGAATCAGAAGTATATCCCGATTGAACGTCGCTAG
- the icd gene encoding NADP-dependent isocitrate dehydrogenase → MPNFEKFVLPTEGEKITIDNGQLQVPNNPIIPFIEGDGTGRDIWKASKRVLDAAVEKAYNGEKKIAWYEVFAGEKAFNTYGEWLPADTLEAIREYIVAIKGPLTTPIGGGIRSLNVALRQELDLYVCLRPVRYFEGVPSPVKRPELVDMVIFRENTEDIYAGIEYQEGSEEVKKVIQFLQQEMGANKIRFPETSGIGIKPVSSEGSKRLVRAAVEYAITHGRKSVTLVHKGNIMKFTEGAFKNWGYEVAEAEFGDKVFTWAQYDEIKEKEGTDAANAAQKAAEDAGKIIIKDAIADIALQQVLTRPAEFDVIATLNLNGDYLSDALAAQVGGIGIAPGANINYVTGHAIFEATHGTAPKYADKDVVNPGSVILSGVMLLEHLGWQEAADLIYKGMETSINNKTVTYDFARLMDGATEVKCSEFANEIIKNL, encoded by the coding sequence ATGCCAAACTTTGAAAAATTCGTACTCCCTACAGAAGGCGAGAAAATCACCATTGATAATGGACAGCTTCAAGTTCCTAATAACCCGATTATTCCTTTTATTGAAGGGGACGGAACAGGCCGCGATATTTGGAAAGCATCCAAACGCGTACTCGATGCGGCTGTTGAGAAAGCATATAACGGCGAAAAGAAAATTGCTTGGTATGAAGTTTTTGCGGGTGAAAAAGCATTTAATACATACGGTGAGTGGCTTCCTGCGGATACACTTGAAGCAATCCGTGAGTATATCGTAGCCATTAAAGGACCACTTACTACACCAATCGGTGGCGGAATCCGTTCACTAAACGTTGCTCTTCGTCAAGAACTTGATCTGTATGTGTGCTTGCGTCCTGTACGTTATTTTGAAGGGGTACCTTCTCCGGTAAAACGTCCTGAACTTGTTGACATGGTCATTTTCCGTGAAAATACAGAAGACATTTATGCAGGGATTGAATACCAAGAAGGTTCTGAAGAAGTGAAAAAAGTAATCCAGTTCCTGCAACAGGAAATGGGCGCTAACAAAATTCGCTTCCCTGAAACTTCCGGTATCGGTATTAAACCTGTTTCCTCCGAAGGATCCAAACGTCTTGTACGTGCTGCAGTTGAGTATGCAATTACTCATGGACGTAAGAGCGTTACGCTTGTACACAAAGGTAATATCATGAAATTTACAGAGGGTGCTTTCAAAAACTGGGGTTACGAAGTGGCTGAAGCTGAATTCGGCGATAAAGTCTTCACTTGGGCTCAGTATGATGAAATCAAAGAAAAAGAAGGCACAGATGCAGCGAATGCGGCTCAAAAAGCAGCAGAAGATGCAGGTAAAATCATTATTAAAGATGCGATTGCAGATATCGCCCTTCAACAAGTGTTGACTCGTCCAGCTGAATTTGATGTGATTGCAACGCTCAACTTGAACGGTGACTACCTGTCTGATGCTCTAGCTGCACAAGTAGGCGGTATCGGTATTGCACCGGGAGCGAACATCAACTATGTAACAGGACATGCGATCTTTGAAGCAACACATGGTACTGCTCCTAAATATGCAGACAAAGACGTAGTTAATCCAGGTTCCGTGATTTTGTCCGGTGTAATGCTTCTTGAACACTTGGGATGGCAAGAAGCGGCTGACCTGATCTATAAAGGTATGGAAACTTCCATTAATAACAAAACCGTAACTTACGATTTTGCACGTTTGATGGATGGAGCAACCGAAGTGAAATGTTCCGAATTTGCTAATGAGATTATAAAAAACCTGTAA